The following are from one region of the Coffea eugenioides isolate CCC68of chromosome 2, Ceug_1.0, whole genome shotgun sequence genome:
- the LOC113762661 gene encoding AAA-ATPase At5g57480-like: protein MEILSQLWSLLGLLTVLQNILPTQLLSFLHSFYESLQDFFSPHAYFEIPEFNGYCGVDVNDLYRHVNLYLNSVYSSSSCRRLSLSRSKSSNRIAFTVAPNHTVHDSFDGHHLSWTHHVETIQDSLEEKRSFTLQLPKRHRLTLLSPYLQHVTTKAEEFERVSRERRLFTNNGHGSYESGWSSVPFRHPSTFETLALEPELKDQLMDDLKAFSEGKEFYQKIGRAWKRGYLLHGPPGSGKSSLIAAMANFLCYDVYDLELSKVSDNSELRALLIQTTNRSIIVIEDIDCSIDLTGDRLAKTRGESSIHNHKKGPPSRHDHRGCSDSGGGDDGRVTLSGLLNFTDGLWSCCGEEKVIVFTTNHRDNVDPALVRCGRMDVHVSLGTCGMHAFKALVKNYLGVDSNASFDVAESCIRSGGALTPAQIAEILLRNRRDADVAVKAAISAMQAKILGVEGAGDHHGGGEYDDLAKSLESFDRRLMGSPDNWEGSPEKLVGKKRKDGYSCSWERKVNLLVRLKSLTKSDSGRRGV, encoded by the coding sequence ATGGAGATATTGTCACAGTTGTGGTCTCTGCTAGGCCTTCTGACAGTCCTCCAAAACATTCTTCCAACCCAACTCCTCTCGTTCCTGCACTCATTCTATGAATCTCTCCAAGATTTCTTCAGCCCACATGCCTACTTTGAAATCCCAGAATTCAATGGCTATTGTGGAGTTGACGTTAATGATCTCTACCGCCATGTTAACCTTTATCTAAACTCTGTTTACTCCTCTTCCTCTTGTCGCCGTCTAAGCCTTTCAAGATCAAAATCTTCCAACCGCATTGCCTTTACTGTTGCACCAAATCATACAGTCCACGACTCTTTCGACGGCCACCATCTCTCTTGGACTCACCATGTCGAGACCATCCAAGATTCCCTCGAAGAAAAGAGAAGCTTCACTCTCCAGCTTCCCAAGCGCCATCGCCTCACTCTCCTTTCCCCCTACCTCCAGCACGTCACCACAAAAGCTGAGGAGTTCGAAAGAGTTTCAAGAGAGCGGAGACTCTTTACCAACAATGGACATGGCTCGTATGAATCCGGCTGGTCATCCGTTCCCTTTCGCCACCCCTCCACATTTGAGACACTAGCACTCGAGCCAGAGCTAAAAGATCAACTCATGGATGACCTAAAAGCATTTTCTGAAGGAAAGGAGTTCTATCAGAAAATTGGACGTGCATGGAAACGCGGCTACTTGTTACACGGTCCTCCAGGGTCCGGAAAATCCAGCCTCATTGCAGCGATGGCAAATTTCTTATGCTATGATGTGTATGATCTTGAACTTAGCAAAGTCTCAGACAACTCTGAGCTGAGGGCTTTGCTCATTCAAACAACCAATCGTTCAATAATCGTCATTGAAGACATAGACTGCTCGATTGACCTCACCGGTGACCGGCTAGCAAAGACTAGGGGAGAATCATCCATCCACAACCACAAAAAGGGTCCTCCTAGCAGACATGATCATCGCGGCTGCAGTGACAGTGGAGGTGGAGATGACGGGCGGGTGACTTTATCAGGACTCTTGAACTTCACGGATGGACTGTGGTCTTGTTGCGGAGAAGAGAAAGTGATTGTTTTCACCACAAACCACAGGGACAACGTCGATCCGGCGCTTGTTAGATGTGGGCGCATGGACGTGCATGTTAGCCTTGGCACGTGCGGCATGCATGCGTTCAAGGCCTTGGTGAAGAACTATCTGGGGGTGGACTCAAATGCGTCCTTTGATGTTGCGGAGAGCTGTATAAGATCAGGTGGGGCCCTCACGCCAGCTCAGATTGCTGAAATCTTGTTGAGGAATAGGAGGGATGCTGACGTGGCGGTCAAAGCTGCGATATCTGCCATGCAAGCAAAGATTTTGGGTGTTGAAGGAGCAGGAGATCACCATGGGGGTGGTGAATATGATGACCTGGCAAAATCACTGGAAAGTTTTGACCGGAGGCTGATGGGTTCGCCGGATAACTGGGAGGGCTCACCGGAAAAGCTTGTAGGGAAGAAGAGGAAAGATGGATATAGTTGTTCTTGGGAGAGGAAGGTCAACTTGCTTGTGAGACttaaatctttgactaaatctgATTCTGGAAGAAGGGGTGTATGA
- the LOC113761156 gene encoding uncharacterized protein LOC113761156, giving the protein MGVVIIDGSTVRDFVTNEAEFNKSADEKFAALDLNNDGVLSRSELRKAFESFRLLETHFGVDVATPPEELTKLYESIFEKFDCDNSGTIDREEFRNEMKKIMLAIADGLGTCPIQMALEDDDDSFLKQAADLEASKVNSG; this is encoded by the coding sequence ATGGGGGTGGTGATAATCGACGGCTCAACAGTCCGAGACTTCGTCACCAACGAAGCCGAGTTCAACAAGAGCGCCGACGAGAAATTCGCGGCCTTAGACTTGAACAACGACGGCGTTTTATCCCGCTCAGAGTTGCGGAAAGCCTTCGAGTCATTTCGGCTCCTGGAAACCCACTTCGGAGTCGACGTGGCCACGCCGCCGGAGGAGCTGACTAAGCTGTACGAATCGATTTTTGAGAAGTTCGATTGCGATAACAGCGGGACGATCGATCGGGAAGAGTTTAGGAAcgaaatgaagaaaattatgtTGGCCATAGCTGATGGGCTCGGCACCTGCCCTATTCAGATGGCTCTTGAAGATGACGATGATAGCTTCCTCAAACAAGCTGCTGATCTCGAGGCGTCCAAGGTTAATTCTGGTTGA